The following is a genomic window from Methanoplanus sp. FWC-SCC4.
AAACAGTCTCTATTGTTGTGTAAATTTCTCTTGGGCGTGCCGGTTTTGTGAGGTAACCGTAAGGATTTGTGAGAATTGCACGGGAAAGCGTGTCGTCTCCGGTGTATGATGTAAGGTATATAACCGGAATATCATCTTTAGAAATTCTTCCGGCAACCTCTATACCGTCAATATCGTCTTCGAGGTTTATGTCAATCAGTGCAAGATCCGGCTTTAGCTCTTTTGCCATTTTTATGGCATCTCTTCCGTTTGTTGCAAGACCAACAACATCGTAGCCAAAGGAGCCAAGAGATCTTTCAAGACCCATCGCCACGATGACCTCGTCTTCAACAATCAAGACTTTTGCATCAGCCATTATATTTAATCTCCTTAAAATCTAGCAAATCAGGAAGATCGCGGGGATTTATCCTTACAGCTAATGTTATTGGCAGTACCATAAACATCTGGTGAAAGACCAGGCATGAGCGATTTAAATTTAAGAATAGATACCCCTCAGATAAATCAAATCATTCCCCCCTTACTAAAAGGTGAATATGATCTCCGATAATATAATCCTTGCTATATTTTTTAAATTCATTATTTTTTTTATTTTTAAAATAGAACTAATTTAAGGAGATTTTCATCAAAATGAAAGATATTTATAGTCAGTAAGGATCATTAGCTTCATTATGACTCAGGAAAGAGAGAATATGGCTTCCAGGGTGCTTAATCCCGCATCGCTTGTAAATTATCAGGAAGGATCAGTGGTAAGCAGGATGCTCGTCTTTAAAAAGACAGGAACAATAACAGTTTTTGCCTTTGCGAAGGGAGAGGAGCTTTTTGAGCATACAGCCCCATATGATGCGATAGTGCAGGTTATTGAAGGGTCGGGAATATTCACGATAAAAGATGAAAAATTCTCATTAAATACAGGTGAAATTCTGATTATGCCTGCAAATATACCTCATGCGGTATATGCCGAGGAAAATTTCAAGATGATGCTTACAATGATACATGAAAAAGATACGTTAAAAATGTAAATAAAAAACTGACGGCATTAATATGAGCTTTGATAAAAAACCAAAAGTAAATGTAAAGAGCGTAATGCTTACAGATGTTTCCTTTCAAAAAACCGGGATTATTGTAACCATTGATGTTTTTAATCCTCTTCCGCTTGGTGTTACATTAAAAGACCTCCGGTTTTCCGTAAATCTGCTGGAAAACGATTCTACTGGAGAAATTATTGGGAGAGGATTTGAAAAAGATATAAGGATCAATGGAAACGGCGTAACCGAAATAAATGTTCCGGCAAGTCTTGAGAACAGGTCGCTTGTATCTGCCGCACTGGGTTTTATATCAGGTGATGTAATCGTAAAAGTCACAGGTGATGTAACTTTTGATTTAAAGCTCTTTTCACCCGTCATCCCCTTTGAAGAGACAAAGACAATAAGTGGTTTTTCAAAAAGATTTCTAATTGAATAAAATAATTAAATGGATTTTTTGAGAAATCTGTCAAATATTTTTCCTGTTGTCAAAGAAAATTCTCATCCACATTTCTGTACACATGATGCGCCAGAAATCACCGGAATATTCGCTTTTTCCTTTTAGAAATCTGTTGTAGTTCTCAAGAACTCTATCGGCATACCAGTATTTTCTTCTCTTAAATGATTCTGAATTAAAGATCCCGGTTGCAAGATCTGACAATTCATTCGCCATCCATATTTCTTCAGGTGTAACAAAACCCATTTTATCCATTCTGCAACGGACTTTTTCAGGAACGATCCCTTTAATTGCTTTTCTTAATACGTATTTTGTAACACCACGCCGTATTTTCTGATCGAGTGGTAAAAGACCTATATATTCAACGAGACGGTAGTCAAGGAAAGGCACCCTTGATTCAATTGAAAATGCCATAGAATTTCTGTCT
Proteins encoded in this region:
- a CDS encoding cupin domain-containing protein, producing the protein MTQERENMASRVLNPASLVNYQEGSVVSRMLVFKKTGTITVFAFAKGEELFEHTAPYDAIVQVIEGSGIFTIKDEKFSLNTGEILIMPANIPHAVYAEENFKMMLTMIHEKDTLKM
- a CDS encoding LEA type 2 family protein; translated protein: MSFDKKPKVNVKSVMLTDVSFQKTGIIVTIDVFNPLPLGVTLKDLRFSVNLLENDSTGEIIGRGFEKDIRINGNGVTEINVPASLENRSLVSAALGFISGDVIVKVTGDVTFDLKLFSPVIPFEETKTISGFSKRFLIE